A window from Patescibacteria group bacterium encodes these proteins:
- the infB gene encoding translation initiation factor IF-2 — protein MSHITDNKVSTSRHPIVVILGHIDHGKTTLLDYIRKTNIVGKESGGITQHLGASEILWHDKRVTFLDTPGHEIFSKMRVRGARVADVAVLVVAADDGVKPQTKEALEAVKKANIPFIVALNKIDKATADIDRAKASLAEIDVLVEGWGGSVPCVPVSAKEGKGIDELLETIFLLTDLEELHGDTSLPLRGIVIESHLDPRRGPAAVIIVRDGQIRKGDFVLAGSASAPVRILEDGFGKPIESAGPSSPARIVGFDRVPEIGSEAISFSSKDDLEVARAAIAKPAARDNAPADIGILVKADVAGSYEALTEELRTIVPADLPVKFFDGGVGEVTESEIKNVSAAKIPFVVGFHVRMRGPILDIAERFHVSIRSFEVIYEAVDWIREELKKLAPKKITREDHGKLLVLKVFANLPAGRIIGGRAKDGIVPADAQFEIIRQGEVVGKGRIISLQRNKIAATALRSGEEGGLMVQSSRAIDERDILAFYYEREA, from the coding sequence ATGTCACACATAACCGACAACAAGGTATCGACATCGCGCCACCCCATTGTGGTTATTTTGGGGCACATTGATCATGGCAAGACAACGCTCCTCGACTATATTCGCAAGACAAATATCGTAGGTAAAGAATCAGGAGGGATCACACAGCATTTGGGCGCCTCAGAGATTCTATGGCATGACAAACGCGTGACATTTCTCGACACTCCAGGTCACGAAATATTTTCTAAAATGCGCGTACGCGGGGCGCGTGTTGCTGATGTCGCGGTGTTGGTGGTGGCAGCTGACGATGGTGTAAAACCGCAAACCAAAGAGGCGCTCGAGGCAGTCAAAAAGGCCAACATTCCTTTTATCGTAGCACTCAATAAAATTGATAAGGCAACTGCGGATATTGATCGCGCAAAAGCAAGTCTTGCAGAGATCGATGTGTTGGTAGAAGGGTGGGGAGGGAGCGTGCCTTGTGTGCCGGTATCGGCAAAAGAAGGCAAGGGCATCGATGAATTGCTTGAGACTATTTTTTTGCTCACCGATCTTGAAGAATTGCATGGCGACACATCACTGCCGCTTCGAGGTATTGTGATCGAATCACATCTCGATCCGCGTCGGGGACCCGCCGCCGTGATTATCGTGCGCGATGGTCAGATAAGAAAAGGAGATTTTGTGCTGGCAGGTAGTGCGTCAGCTCCCGTGCGTATTTTGGAAGACGGTTTTGGTAAACCAATCGAGAGCGCAGGACCGTCGAGCCCCGCGCGCATTGTTGGGTTTGATAGGGTGCCTGAGATTGGATCAGAGGCGATCAGCTTTTCTTCAAAGGATGATCTTGAGGTGGCGCGCGCAGCAATTGCAAAACCCGCCGCCCGCGATAACGCACCTGCCGATATTGGTATTTTAGTAAAAGCCGATGTTGCCGGATCATACGAGGCGCTCACCGAAGAACTTCGCACGATCGTGCCCGCGGATTTACCGGTAAAATTCTTTGACGGCGGGGTAGGCGAGGTGACTGAGAGTGAAATCAAAAATGTATCCGCGGCAAAGATCCCATTTGTTGTGGGTTTTCATGTGCGTATGCGCGGGCCGATATTGGATATCGCCGAACGCTTTCATGTGTCTATCAGATCATTTGAAGTGATCTATGAGGCGGTTGATTGGATACGCGAAGAGCTCAAAAAACTTGCGCCCAAAAAGATTACGCGCGAAGATCACGGCAAGCTTTTGGTACTCAAAGTTTTTGCCAACCTACCCGCCGGCCGTATTATTGGTGGACGCGCGAAAGACGGTATTGTACCGGCTGACGCGCAGTTCGAAATCATTCGTCAGGGTGAGGTTGTAGGGAAGGGGCGCATCATAAGTCTGCAGAGAAATAAAATAGCCGCGACAGCTCTGCGTTCAGGCGAGGAGGGCGGTTTGATGGTGCAGTCGTCACGCGCTATCGATGAACGCGACATCTTGGCGTTTTACTATGAACGAGAGGCGTAG
- a CDS encoding DUF4446 family protein: MQIALAVLGVMLVACIARLFYLEKKFQKIFGEGDPKTLEALVVEHAGRIEETEGVLRQLGDAHSTLAQDFLGSIQKVSMVRFNPFSDTGGDQSFVIALLDGKNNGVVFSSLYTRGQPLVYAKPIKEGVSHYQLSGEETDALARAIQGA; encoded by the coding sequence ATGCAGATAGCGCTTGCAGTTTTGGGTGTGATGCTTGTCGCGTGTATAGCGCGACTTTTTTACCTCGAAAAAAAGTTTCAGAAAATCTTTGGGGAAGGCGATCCCAAAACGCTCGAGGCGCTCGTGGTAGAGCATGCAGGCCGCATTGAGGAGACAGAAGGGGTACTGCGTCAGCTTGGTGACGCGCACAGCACACTCGCGCAAGATTTTTTGGGCAGTATACAGAAAGTTTCCATGGTTAGGTTTAACCCGTTTTCTGATACGGGAGGCGATCAAAGTTTTGTCATCGCACTCCTCGACGGCAAAAACAATGGCGTGGTGTTCTCAAGCTTGTATACGCGTGGCCAACCACTTGTGTATGCCAAACCCATTAAGGAAGGAGTATCTCACTACCAACTCTCAGGGGAGGAGACTGACGCACTGGCACGCGCAATTCAGGGTGCTTAG
- a CDS encoding PGPGW domain-containing protein codes for MVKQTSKKVLGVVLIIIGLLALVTPLTPGAWLAFVGLELLGIRLAAKDRVMEWLGRKPKSPTDQKPPEA; via the coding sequence ATGGTCAAACAGACTAGCAAAAAGGTGCTCGGCGTTGTACTCATCATCATTGGGCTTTTAGCTCTCGTGACACCGCTTACTCCCGGCGCGTGGCTCGCGTTTGTGGGACTCGAGCTCTTGGGTATTCGACTTGCGGCAAAAGACAGAGTTATGGAATGGCTTGGAAGAAAACCAAAGTCGCCCACAGATCAAAAACCGCCGGAGGCGTGA
- a CDS encoding rRNA adenine N-6-methyltransferase family protein, translating to MNQVRFLKSFFKDRNIAAVAETSQPTIRKILSRIDFSKDLTVVEYGPGTGVCSFAVLKKLSPNSRFIGIEANADFARHLRAHKDPRLTIVEGDARDIKTILKSLGLSGADIVLSSIPFTFFPPATRRELVASTASVINPGGSFIVYQYSPLMKGYLQEVFPEVHLAFSPINIPSVFIMEARKTA from the coding sequence ATGAATCAAGTACGCTTTCTCAAAAGTTTCTTCAAAGACCGCAATATCGCCGCCGTTGCCGAAACATCCCAGCCAACTATCCGTAAAATCCTCAGTAGAATAGATTTCAGCAAAGATTTGACGGTCGTTGAATACGGGCCTGGCACTGGTGTCTGTTCTTTTGCTGTCCTCAAAAAACTCTCGCCCAATTCACGATTTATCGGCATCGAGGCAAATGCTGATTTTGCCCGCCACCTGCGCGCTCATAAAGATCCTCGCCTTACTATCGTAGAGGGCGATGCGCGCGACATAAAAACCATACTCAAGAGCCTGGGCCTTTCGGGCGCGGATATCGTCCTCTCGAGTATTCCCTTTACCTTTTTTCCCCCAGCCACACGCAGAGAGCTTGTAGCGAGCACCGCGTCGGTCATCAACCCAGGAGGTTCGTTTATCGTCTACCAGTACTCTCCCCTCATGAAAGGATACCTACAAGAAGTCTTCCCTGAGGTACACCTCGCCTTCTCACCTATCAATATCCCAAGTGTCTTTATCATGGAGGCTCGGAAGACGGCGTAG
- a CDS encoding RNA polymerase sigma factor: MNETVQYDEDILTASLDDPEQFSLLVEKYQRPFLRVAYGVVRNPQEAEDIVQEAFCDIYRNATKFKKQEGASFKSWAYRVVINKAISHYRKLKRERERFTLLEPEHYENLGVEEILSSVLDQKMTAEKILDQLPVDLRRVVEAYYIEDKSYADIAREENVSLSTLKMRLFRAKRMMKEFAVSA, translated from the coding sequence ATGAACGAAACAGTACAATACGACGAAGACATACTCACCGCGTCACTCGATGATCCAGAACAGTTTTCTTTGCTTGTCGAGAAATATCAGCGGCCTTTTTTGCGGGTCGCATACGGTGTTGTACGCAATCCGCAAGAAGCCGAAGATATCGTGCAAGAGGCGTTTTGCGACATCTATCGTAACGCGACAAAGTTTAAAAAACAGGAAGGGGCCAGCTTTAAAAGTTGGGCGTATCGTGTCGTGATCAACAAGGCAATCTCTCACTACCGCAAGCTCAAGCGTGAACGCGAACGATTTACGCTGTTGGAGCCCGAGCACTACGAAAATCTTGGAGTAGAAGAAATACTTTCGAGTGTACTTGACCAAAAAATGACAGCAGAAAAAATACTTGATCAGTTGCCGGTAGATTTACGCCGTGTCGTCGAGGCTTACTATATAGAAGACAAATCATACGCTGATATCGCGCGCGAAGAGAATGTATCGCTCTCAACACTTAAGATGCGCCTGTTCCGAGCAAAGCGGATGATGAAAGAATTTGCCGTATCGGCATAA
- a CDS encoding ABC transporter ATP-binding protein produces the protein MIKIEKLVKTYGSGELELVVLKSLTFEVKAGEFVAIIGPSGSGKSTLLYQLSLLDEPTSGEVTLDGIRTGELSMQEKTDIRLGKLGYVFQDYALLPELTALENVALPIIMQGHTMQESYVKASLALERIGMVDKKHNVPSQLSGGQQQRVSIARAIAHEPQILFADEPTANLDSANGIRVMEAFRDLHTKSNQTIIMVTHEPEYAAFAGRIITLVDGTIVSDERKKDLP, from the coding sequence ATGATCAAAATAGAAAAACTGGTAAAAACATATGGATCGGGAGAACTTGAGCTTGTCGTACTCAAGAGTCTTACCTTTGAAGTCAAGGCGGGCGAGTTTGTAGCGATCATCGGACCCTCGGGTTCGGGTAAATCGACGCTCTTGTATCAACTCTCACTTCTTGATGAGCCGACTTCAGGCGAGGTCACTCTTGATGGTATTCGTACAGGCGAGCTTTCAATGCAAGAAAAAACCGATATACGCCTCGGCAAACTCGGATATGTATTTCAAGACTACGCGCTCTTGCCCGAACTGACTGCTCTCGAAAATGTTGCGTTGCCTATTATTATGCAGGGGCACACGATGCAAGAGTCGTATGTAAAAGCGTCGCTTGCGCTCGAACGCATCGGTATGGTCGATAAAAAACACAATGTGCCAAGTCAGCTCTCAGGCGGTCAACAGCAGCGGGTGAGTATCGCGCGCGCTATCGCACACGAGCCACAGATTCTTTTTGCTGATGAGCCGACGGCAAACCTCGACTCTGCCAACGGTATACGCGTGATGGAGGCGTTTCGTGATCTTCATACAAAGAGTAATCAGACGATTATCATGGTGACCCACGAACCCGAGTACGCGGCGTTCGCTGGACGCATTATAACCTTGGTCGATGGCACAATCGTGTCCGATGAGCGAAAAAAGGACTTACCATAA
- a CDS encoding FtsX-like permease family protein, with the protein MFLSMRVGFFLASRQLKRSGKGTTILITFIMVLTFLNLVVVSGLLVGLISGSFKQFREAYSGEVLITSADGRDYIENSPALIAFLESHPKVSAISPRYSVGVQMLGSLTDLPGKNEKPNRIGITLTGIDPDREEVITGFSRFLKYGEPLEEGDEGQVLLGANMIKKYSSFADANIPGLSLLEDVDIGNRVRVSFSREGGGVVSKEFIIKGIVKSKVDEISTRAFITDRELKKLLPVNKEQVQAIAVKTDYEYATTLVAETKVFMEGHAARIQTTDEAIPSFLRDIETTFRILGNALSSVALIVASITVFIVIFINAVTKRKFIGIMKGIGISPQAIQFSYIFQALFYGVVGSAIGVILTFGILKPYFDIYPIDFPFSDGILVATAEGAAIRIAILLAVTLIAGYIPAKIIVRRNTLDSILGR; encoded by the coding sequence ATGTTTCTTTCGATGCGTGTGGGTTTCTTTCTTGCCTCGAGACAGCTCAAGCGCTCGGGCAAGGGGACTACCATACTCATCACTTTTATTATGGTTTTAACCTTTCTCAACCTCGTGGTTGTCTCAGGGTTGTTAGTAGGTCTGATTTCAGGTTCATTTAAGCAATTTCGCGAAGCGTACTCGGGCGAAGTGCTTATTACATCAGCTGATGGGCGTGATTATATTGAGAACTCTCCCGCGCTTATCGCGTTTCTCGAAAGTCATCCGAAGGTGAGCGCGATCTCCCCACGCTATTCAGTGGGCGTACAGATGCTGGGTTCGCTTACCGACCTGCCCGGGAAAAATGAAAAGCCCAATCGCATCGGTATCACGCTCACTGGCATCGATCCTGACAGAGAGGAGGTTATCACGGGTTTCTCGCGATTTCTGAAATACGGCGAACCTCTCGAAGAGGGCGATGAAGGACAGGTATTGCTCGGCGCCAATATGATCAAAAAATATTCGTCATTTGCCGACGCAAACATCCCTGGTCTGTCACTTCTTGAAGATGTTGATATTGGGAATCGTGTGCGTGTGAGTTTTTCGCGTGAAGGCGGTGGAGTCGTGAGCAAAGAGTTTATCATCAAAGGCATTGTAAAGAGTAAAGTAGATGAGATTTCAACGCGCGCTTTTATCACGGATCGCGAGCTTAAAAAACTCTTGCCGGTAAACAAAGAGCAAGTACAGGCGATCGCCGTTAAAACCGATTATGAGTACGCCACTACATTGGTAGCAGAGACAAAAGTATTTATGGAGGGACATGCCGCGCGCATCCAGACGACCGATGAGGCGATCCCTTCGTTTTTGCGCGATATCGAGACGACCTTTCGTATCTTGGGAAACGCGCTCTCGTCAGTCGCGCTTATCGTAGCGTCTATCACGGTTTTTATCGTGATCTTTATCAATGCGGTCACCAAACGAAAATTTATCGGCATCATGAAGGGCATCGGTATTAGTCCACAGGCGATTCAGTTTTCCTATATCTTCCAAGCGCTCTTTTATGGGGTGGTAGGATCAGCTATCGGTGTCATTCTCACTTTTGGTATTTTGAAACCCTATTTTGATATTTATCCAATTGATTTTCCTTTTTCAGACGGCATTTTAGTAGCGACAGCAGAGGGCGCCGCTATCCGCATCGCCATTTTACTTGCGGTGACACTGATCGCGGGTTATATTCCCGCAAAAATCATTGTGCGCAGAAACACGCTTGATTCTATTTTAGGTAGGTAA